The Desulfococcus multivorans DNA window CTTCCGGTGCGGGTTTCGTCTCCGGCGGTCAATGCCGGGACAACGGCGGGGTGAGGGGTGAAAAGCGGCGCCCGGTGCCGACCGTCATGCGCACCGGGCGATGATTCATGATCCTCAGGGCTTGCCAAAAACAGCCGGGGGCTTCTGGGTATCGCCGACGGCGTTGGGGAAATCCTTGGCGACGTGAGCCTTCTGGCCGGTTTCGATGAGGTGGTTCGCCTCCTCCATGAAAATGTTATAGCGCAGCTTGACCTCGTAGAAGCCGTGCCACCAGGCGTAGTCCGGGGCCATCATCATGGTGCCCATGCGCGCCCGGCGTCCTTCGTGGTGCCAGAGTTCATAGAACTCCACCTCCAGCCGCTCGTCGAAAAACCGGGTCGCGTCGAGCAGCCCTTTTTCGTTGAGCTCGTCGAACTTCTGCTTGGCCGGCTTGTAGTAAACCTCGTTGTACTCCTCCACAGCCTTGTCGAACCCATTGTAGAAATCCTCGATCCAGGATTCGCCGTGGCAGGCGCTGCAGATATTTTTCATTTTCTGCCGCTCCGCCTGCCAGTCGGTCCCGGAGGGGAATGCCGCGAAATCCTGGGGGCGCACCGTCAGGGGGGCCTGGGTTTCCCAGGAGAGCCGCTGGGTCACGTCGTGGCTGGTGGGTTCCTTGCCGGAGCCGGACATGTGGCAGGCCGCGCATGTGGGCGCGCGATAGTCGAGGCCGGGGGTCCATGTGCCGCCGGCGGCGTCGAAGTTATATTCGTCTTTATAGGCGTGGTAGATGGTGCCGTGTTTGGATTCCTCGTAGATTTCGATCTGGGGATGATCCGGCCCCAGGTGGCACTGGTCGCAGGCCTCGGGCATTCGGGCTTCGCCCACGGAGAAGCGGTGGCGGGTGTGGCAGGAGGTGCAGGATCCCTTGCTGCCGTCGGGGTTGATCCGCCCCACGCCGACGTTGGGCCATGTGGCCGGATCGATCTTGCCGGCATCGTCGATTGTGACCACGGTTCCGTGACAGTTGTAGCAGCCGGTCTTGCGCTCGTTGTCGGAGTTCATGCCCTTGTTGAGCCAGGGATCGATCTTCCACATGATCTCGATGGTGTTGGCGTGCTTGGACTTGCTGTACTGGAGGGCCTCGTCGGGGTGGCATCGGGAGCAGTCTTTGGGCGTCACGATGGCGGCGACGGGCATCTTGTACTTGGCCTCGCCCCACGGCATGTCGGAGCGCCCGTAGTATTTTTCGTGATCCTGGGCGATGTCCCGGTCGCCGGGCTGCACCAGGTGACAGTCGAGACAGGTGATGTTGGCGTTGGCGTGGCGGCTTTTGGCCCAGTCGGCGAAGACGCCCGGGGTGGTGGCCCGGTGGCATTCGATGCATGCCTGAGCCTCGGGGGGAACGCTGCGTTCGATGCGGTACTCCTTGGCCTTGGGGAAATTGGGCTGTTCGGCCGACGCGCCGGTGAAAAACAGGCCGACGACCAGCAGACCGGTGGTGAGAAACAGCAATGATCGCCTCATGGTGACTGCTCCTTTCTGTTGCCGGTTAAAACAAGCGTGATACGGTTATAACTGAACGATTTTCAAGTGGTTGCAGAGGGTGAAAATCCGATATCGGCCTCGGGTCAAAGCTGCCGCATTCCCTTGGCCTGATACGGTATGATCCGGCTCTGGCGAAACATGATCACGCCCCTTTCGGTGTGGACCAGATCATAATGGCAGTCGACACATTTCTTTTCATACCCGGGCCGGGCATGGACCACCGACCGATGGGCCAGCATGGCCCCGCGCTGGGTGGGCATGTACAGCAGATTGCGGTGACATTTCTGGCACTGATCATTGTCAAAGGCGGCATAGGCGGCTTCCCGGGCCTTTTCGCGGTCGTATTCGTCCTGGAGAAAATGGGCCGCGACATCCTTGATGCCGTGATAGGTCTTGGAAAAAAAGAAGTTGAAGGTGTCCTGGGGGGCGGGGAGATGGCAGTCCATACAGTCCACAACCACTCCGGCGGCGTTGTTGGTGTGGGTGGAGGAGCGCCATGCCGTCACCGCCGGCTTGATTTCGTGACACGAGGCGCAGAATTCCGGCGTGGAGGTGCGCACCATGGTGTAGTAAGTGATGCTGAAAAGGGGAAAGGCGATGGCGATGCCGACACCCACGAGGATTGCCGAAATGATGAATTTTTTCATGCTTACCTCCCTGGATTGGTTTTCGAATCACGGTCCGCAACGAATCTGAAGGGAATCGGAAAAGAGTCGCCAGGCGCTTCGGGAATGCCGCATCAGATCAAACTCTCCTCCGCTGATGTGCCAGATGACGGCGGCCGGCTGGATCATGCCGAAAAAGGCGACGGCAATATCCCGTGCGGAGATATCGCCGCGGATCGTGCCTTCAGCTTGCCCGTGGCTCACGATCGACTCCACGCGCCCGAGCACGTCACGGATAATGTCGTAGAGTTCCTCCTGCTTTTCCGGCATACCGCCGAGGACCTCCTCGGAAAAGACGATCCTGGGGATCGCGCTGTTGCCGGCAATGAGCGCGATATGACGGTTGAAGAGCCGGTGAAGCATGTCGACGGCATCGATCTCCAGTCGCTCCACCGCCTTGAAATGGGCGTCCAGACGCGATCGAATCAGCCGCAACACCGACGTGACGATGTCGCCTTTGTTTCTGAAGTGCCGATACACGGCCGAGGGTACGATGCCCACCTTTGCCGCAACCGCGGCGACACTGAGACGACGGGTCCCCCCTGTGCGAACGATGTCCAACGCCGCTTCAACGATCTGATCCTGGCGAATCTCGGTGACGAATCGTCGTTTTGTCATGGGAAAAATAGGTGAATAATTATTCACATAAAAAAGATCGTCGTGGCTGTCAAGCCAATATTTCGGACTTTGCGTTCCTTCACGGGAGGAATCCGCCTCCGATGATCGCCGCCTTTCCGGGTCGGCGTACCGGAAATTCAGCAGACCGGAAACGCCCCTTCGGCCAGGGCTTGCGTAAAGGCGTGAATGTCGTCGAGCTCCTGCCTGACGAGGGCTTCGATGTCGGTGGAGACCGCTTTCACGGTGGTTCCGGCCGCGAGGGAGAGCGCCACCGAGGCAATCAGCGGCTGATCGATGGGGCGGCCGATCTGGCTGCAAAGCCAGACATAGACCTCCTCTACGCCCGGTACCCGGGCGTGGATCTCGCCGGCCAGCCGGTGGGTGAACAGCGTGTAGATTTTGCCCACGTGGCTGGTGGGGTTTTTCCCGGCCGCTGCTTCGGTGCCGACAGGCCGGTTCAGCGGGATCAGACCGTTGACCTTGTTGCCGCGTCCCACCTGGCCGCCGTCGGCGCCTTCGGCCGAGGTGCCCAGGACCGTCAGATACATGCCCGCATCCCCCCGGGCGGGGTCGTCGAGACAGTTGAGGTCGACCGTCACCGTGTCGATGGTCTTCAGGCGCTCCGCCAGGTGAGCCTCTAGGACGCTTTTGATCTCGGCCTTTCGGGAAAAATAGGTTCGATTGTCGGGAATGAACCGGTCAACAAAAGCCGTGGCGACCGTCAGGGTCAAATGGCGGTCTCGCCGGCAGGCCATGACCTTGACGTCCTCCCCGGTTTCAGGATAGCGCTTTTTGAAATCCGCCGAGTTGAGAAATCGTTCCGCCGCCAGCACGAGGGCTTCCGTCTCGCTGAGGGGGGCGTAGCCGACAGCCGCCGACGTGTCGTTGGCGCCCATCACCTCACGATCGAAGATGTCGCCGAGCTGAGCGGATCCAGGTTTGAGTTCGTTCTGGAGCACGAGATGAACGGTCGGATCGACGAACCGGAGGTGCTTCCGGAACCATTCCCCGACCGTGGCCCGAACGACGGCGTCCACATCGATTCGTCGATTTCCGCAGACCGTTGTGGCCCGGTCCCCGATGACCATCCGCATGGGGGCCGTCACCCGGCCTCCGCCCGGCCGCGGCGTGCTGGATCCCGCCACCAGAAGGCTCTTGTCGATGTTGTGGTGCAGGATCCGCCCGAATTCTTCCTGGTAGGCGCGGCAGAGAGCGACTGAAATCGCCTCCTGGACCGCATCGCAAATGGTGTCCGGATGGCCGATGCCCTTACGCTCCACCAGTTCGACCCGCCGGCGTCCGACGGGCTTGCACCGCGATGGTTCAATCACCACTGTCGGGGGGTGGGGTCTTCCGTGCATGGGCCGGCCCATATCGCCTCCCTTCTTCGGTCGTTTGCGTGACGGCGGCAAGCCGTCCGGCGTTGGTTGCGGATTTCCAGGGGTGGACGGGATGGGTTCCGGTGATTTCGGCGTTTGTATGTTGGATTCTCGAAAATGGGCTGGGGCCGTCCATGGAAAATCCTGAAACGAATTTATACCCGGAGCGGCCAAAAAGCAATGAGATTTTATGGATAAACGGACGTGTTGACATCCTTGCAGAGCCGGCGATATAATTTATTATTCAATTTTCGATTTTCATGATGGTAACCGGAAAGAGGTGCCGGGAGGATACAGCCCGGGCCCCTTCAGCGGTGAGTTTTAGTGCCGATTAAGCGCCGCGGCGGATCAGCGGCCCGGATTGTTTGAGCGCAAGCGAGTTTCCGGGCCGCCCGGAGCAAGCTTTAGCGGCACTTGAACGAAACCGCGTGGGGCGCGGGCTGTATCCTCCCGGCACCGGCCTATGAAAGTCGAAAGTTGAGTGATTATGGATTAAGGCGGATGCTTTCGTAAGCAGTCGATCTTCAGACGGTTTCGAAAAAGTGCGCGATGGTTTCTCTGCGTCACATCATCGAGGGCCTCTATCGCAGGCCCGAACGGTCCGCCGCCTGGATCGAGCTGGTCCGGGATCTGACGGCCCCGATCACCGTCGTCGAGCCGGATATCGCATTTTCCCGACGCTGGGCCGGCTCGGGGGATATGTTCGTCCTGGCGGCCTTTCAGGGGTTTGTCAAGGGTGCGGATTTTCTGGACCGGGCCCTCGAGCGGGGCGATCGGTTTCTGTTGCTGGAGCGTTCGGAGCGCATCTGCGCCTTTGCTTGGGTCACCTTCCGGGACTATCCCCTGGATCTCCTGCACACCCTTCATCTGGATCCCGGCATCGCTTACCTGGTCTATATTTTCGTCTTTCCGGATCACCAGGGAAGGGGCGTGGGGTCCTATCTCCTGGGATCCCTGATGGAATGCCTTCGGGAGATGGGCTGCCATACCCTGGTTTCGGGGATGTACGAGGACTGGGAAATTTCGGTCGGGCTGCACCTCAAGGCAGGGTTCCGCATCCGCCGGAAATTCGTGAAAAGAAGGCTCCTGCGGTTTATTCCCTGTCCGCCGAAGGTTGTGAACATGGATGAATGATGTCCTTCCGGCGCTTGTCCGGGGTCATGGAAGAAGATCGTTGACTTGTCGCGGCACAACCGTTATTGAGAGAAAAGAACAGAAATATGAGCATTGGATTTTATAATCGAAATCGACTTTCGACTTAGATAGGCTGTATCCTCCCGACACCTCTTTCCGGTCACCATATTGAAAGCCGAAAGTTAAGGCTGAAGGTCAGAGGAATGCCCCCGTAACAAACGGGAGTGCTTATCCTCCTTCAGTCTTCAGTCTTCAGTCTTCAGTCTTCGGCCTTCAGTCTCTATCCAGTCACGATCGTGAAAGTCGAAAGTTGAGTAATATTTTTTCAAAAATCCGAGAAATGAAAAGGAGTTTGAAGGTTCGTGATTAGCCTGGACAAGACGCGACAGAAAAAGATCCACAGCCGCAGCATCCATACCGCCGTCTACGAGGGCGGGCCCGACACGATTATCGTCGAGGGTTCCCTGAAGGATGAGCGTCACCTCGACTCATACCTGCCCACCGGTGAGATGCGTCCGCCGTATACCGTTCATCACATGATCATCCGCATGGAATTACAGATCCCGGAACTGGTGATTGTCGACGTGGCAGTGGAGATGCCCACGGCGCCCCACGCGGTCTGCCAGGAAGTGCGGGAGTGCCTTACCCCCATCAAAGGCATGCGCATTGCCGCCGGGTTCACCTCCCGGGTCAGGAAACTGGTGGGGCGGGAAACGGGGTGTACGCATCTCCAGGAGCTGCTGGCGGCCATGGCCCCGGCCGTCTTCCAGGGCGCCTGGAGTGCCAGGATCAGAAAGCCGATCGATCCCGAGGTCTATGCCGGCATGCTGGAGAAGCTTAAAAACTCCTGCTGGGCCTGGCGTGATGACGGCCCGTGGGCAGCCAAAGGGGTCAGGACAACCCGAAAATGAGGCGGCGGCGCATCCGCCTCGTCTCACCGTTCGGGAAATAGCCGCCTGATGTCCCCGGCCGTGGCGCGGCAGATGCCGCGTTCGGTAATGAATCCGGTCACCAGCCGGGCGGGGGTGACGTCGAAGGCGTAGTTGGCCGCCGGGCTGTCTTTGGGCGGCACCAGAACGTTTCGCAACTCGCCGCCGTCGGATCCCTGAATATACCGGACTTCGTCCGGATCCCGCTCTTCGATGGGAATCTCCCGGATGCCGTCGGTAAGGGTCCAGTCGAAGGTGGTGGAGGGGAGGGCCACGTAAAAGGGGATATCGTTATCCCTGGCGGCCAGGGCCTTGAGGTAGGTGCCGATCTTGTTGGCCACGTCGCCGGTGTAGGTGGTCCGGTCGGTGCCGGTGATGACCATGTCCACGAGGCCGTGCTGCATCAGGTGACCGCCGGCGTTGTCGGTGATGACCGTGTGGGGGATGCCGGCCTTGCCCAACTCCCAGGCCGTGAGCCTTGCGCCCTGGTTGAGGGGTCGGGTTTCGTCGACC harbors:
- a CDS encoding multiheme c-type cytochrome, which produces MRRSLLFLTTGLLVVGLFFTGASAEQPNFPKAKEYRIERSVPPEAQACIECHRATTPGVFADWAKSRHANANITCLDCHLVQPGDRDIAQDHEKYYGRSDMPWGEAKYKMPVAAIVTPKDCSRCHPDEALQYSKSKHANTIEIMWKIDPWLNKGMNSDNERKTGCYNCHGTVVTIDDAGKIDPATWPNVGVGRINPDGSKGSCTSCHTRHRFSVGEARMPEACDQCHLGPDHPQIEIYEESKHGTIYHAYKDEYNFDAAGGTWTPGLDYRAPTCAACHMSGSGKEPTSHDVTQRLSWETQAPLTVRPQDFAAFPSGTDWQAERQKMKNICSACHGESWIEDFYNGFDKAVEEYNEVYYKPAKQKFDELNEKGLLDATRFFDERLEVEFYELWHHEGRRARMGTMMMAPDYAWWHGFYEVKLRYNIFMEEANHLIETGQKAHVAKDFPNAVGDTQKPPAVFGKP
- a CDS encoding cytochrome c3 family protein, whose translation is MKKFIISAILVGVGIAIAFPLFSITYYTMVRTSTPEFCASCHEIKPAVTAWRSSTHTNNAAGVVVDCMDCHLPAPQDTFNFFFSKTYHGIKDVAAHFLQDEYDREKAREAAYAAFDNDQCQKCHRNLLYMPTQRGAMLAHRSVVHARPGYEKKCVDCHYDLVHTERGVIMFRQSRIIPYQAKGMRQL
- a CDS encoding TetR/AcrR family transcriptional regulator — encoded protein: MNNYSPIFPMTKRRFVTEIRQDQIVEAALDIVRTGGTRRLSVAAVAAKVGIVPSAVYRHFRNKGDIVTSVLRLIRSRLDAHFKAVERLEIDAVDMLHRLFNRHIALIAGNSAIPRIVFSEEVLGGMPEKQEELYDIIRDVLGRVESIVSHGQAEGTIRGDISARDIAVAFFGMIQPAAVIWHISGGEFDLMRHSRSAWRLFSDSLQIRCGP
- a CDS encoding methionine adenosyltransferase, with product MGRPMHGRPHPPTVVIEPSRCKPVGRRRVELVERKGIGHPDTICDAVQEAISVALCRAYQEEFGRILHHNIDKSLLVAGSSTPRPGGGRVTAPMRMVIGDRATTVCGNRRIDVDAVVRATVGEWFRKHLRFVDPTVHLVLQNELKPGSAQLGDIFDREVMGANDTSAAVGYAPLSETEALVLAAERFLNSADFKKRYPETGEDVKVMACRRDRHLTLTVATAFVDRFIPDNRTYFSRKAEIKSVLEAHLAERLKTIDTVTVDLNCLDDPARGDAGMYLTVLGTSAEGADGGQVGRGNKVNGLIPLNRPVGTEAAAGKNPTSHVGKIYTLFTHRLAGEIHARVPGVEEVYVWLCSQIGRPIDQPLIASVALSLAAGTTVKAVSTDIEALVRQELDDIHAFTQALAEGAFPVC
- a CDS encoding GNAT family N-acetyltransferase, producing the protein MVSLRHIIEGLYRRPERSAAWIELVRDLTAPITVVEPDIAFSRRWAGSGDMFVLAAFQGFVKGADFLDRALERGDRFLLLERSERICAFAWVTFRDYPLDLLHTLHLDPGIAYLVYIFVFPDHQGRGVGSYLLGSLMECLREMGCHTLVSGMYEDWEISVGLHLKAGFRIRRKFVKRRLLRFIPCPPKVVNMDE
- a CDS encoding DUF2889 domain-containing protein, coding for MISLDKTRQKKIHSRSIHTAVYEGGPDTIIVEGSLKDERHLDSYLPTGEMRPPYTVHHMIIRMELQIPELVIVDVAVEMPTAPHAVCQEVRECLTPIKGMRIAAGFTSRVRKLVGRETGCTHLQELLAAMAPAVFQGAWSARIRKPIDPEVYAGMLEKLKNSCWAWRDDGPWAAKGVRTTRK